A single region of the Silene latifolia isolate original U9 population chromosome 8, ASM4854445v1, whole genome shotgun sequence genome encodes:
- the LOC141596197 gene encoding cyclic phosphodiesterase-like: protein MDSEKQVFSVWGLPTEEVRERVKKVMKTLAAEFNGPEFEPHVTIVRAIKLTQEDAINKFNSACTDLKKAYVVHSKGVSTGTCVYLLLDTNPQVVAPSDHCCRHFGYERRSPYMPHMGLLYADLTEDEKKKAQERANAVDDSIGNLSFLIKRLALYKTDPEDKSLKSWEKIAEYELE from the exons ATGGATAGTGAAAAGCAGGTGTTCTCAGTATGGGGCCTACCAACAGAAGAAGTAAGAGAAAGAGTGAAGAAAGTGATGAAGACATTGGCAGCAGAGTTCAATGGTCCCGAGTTCGAACCCCATGTTACTATTGTTCGTGCAATTAAATTAACTCAAGAAGATGCTATTAACAAATTTAATTCAGCATGTACTGATCTTAAGAAGGCTTATGTTGTTCATTCTAAGGGTGTTTCTACCGGTACTTGTGTTTATCTCCTTCTCGATACCAATCCTCAG GTTGTTGCACCTAGTGATCACTGTTGCAGGCATTTTGGTTATGAACGACGCTCAC CTTATATGCCACATATGGGCCTTCTATACGCGGACTTGACAGAAGATGAGAAAAAGAAAGCTCAGGAGAGAGCTAATGCTGTGGATGACAGCATTGGAAATTTGAGCTTCTTAATCAAACGCTTGGCACTTTACAAAACCGATCCTGAAGATAAGTCTCTCAAATCCTGGGAAAAAATTGCCGAATATGAACTTGAATGA
- the LOC141596195 gene encoding GDSL esterase/lipase At4g18970-like: MNFLGFFVIILIACSFVHGDPKVPCHFIFGDSLFDVGNNNNLTTVAKANYAPYGIDFPGSVATGRFTNGLTITDVITNLLGIRGLILPFTTANGSDSLRGVNYASGSGGIRPESGARLGDRIWLARQVINHGATIAKLQPYVFGSVSKYLNKCLYTVDIGSNDYINNYFMPQYYPSKAIFTPDQFATALVTDYGKQLQVLYTYGARKIAIFGLGSIGCTPAEIQMNNATQCVDEINQAVIIFNQKLITLVDNLNAKLIGVNITYIDTLAIQTAAPVPPDFNVVGTCCKVRSDFQCEPNVPPCPDRTLYAFMDGYHTTEVVNVPTAQTAFNSPSPTFVHPVDINTLVSS; encoded by the exons ATGAATTTCTTAGGGTTTTTTGTGATAATATTAATTGCATGTAGTTTTGTGCATGGTGATCCGAAAGTACCATGCCACTTCATTTTCGGCGATTCCTTATTTGATGTTGGCAATAATAATAACTTAACTACTGTTGCTAAAGCTAATTATGCACCTTATGGTATTGATTTTCCGGGAAGTGTTGCTACCGGAAGATTTACTAATGGTTTAACCATTACCGATGTGATCA CTAATCTCCTTGGAATTCGAGGATTAATATTACCATTTACCACAGCAAATGGTTCGGACAGCTTAAGAGGGGTTAATTACGCATCTGGATCAGGTGGAATTCGACCTGAATCAGGAGCACGCTTG GGTGATCGAATATGGTTGGCGAGGCAAGTAATAAACCATGGAGCTACGATTGCAAAGCTTCAACCCTATGTTTTCGGATCCGTTAGCAAGTACTTGAACAAGTGCCTATACACAGTCGATATTGGAAGTAACGATTACATAAATAACTACTTTATGCCACAATATTATCCATCAAAGGCCATTTTCACTCCTGATCAATTTGCCACTGCTCTTGTTACCGACTATGGTAAACAACTTCAG GTACTATACACGTACGGAGCAAGGAAGATAGCAATATTTGGACTGGGTTCGATAGGTTGCACTCCTGCTGAAATTCAAATGAATAATGCAACACAATGTGTTGATGAAATCAATCAAGCTGTCATAATTTTCAATCAGAAATTAATAACACTTGTTGATAATTTGAATGCAAAACTTATTGGTGTAAATATTACCTACATCGACACGCTCGCCATTCAAACTGCAGCTCCGGTTCCTCCTG ATTTCAATGTTGTTGGTACCTGTTGCAAAGTAAGGAGCGATTTCCAGTGCGAACCAAACGTTCCACCGTGCCCTGATAGAACGCTATACGCATTTATGGACGGATATCATACAACGGAAGTAGTGAACGTGCCAACGGCTCAAACTGCATTTAACTCTCCAAGTCCCACGTTTGTTCATCCTGTCGACATTAACACTCTTGTCAGCTCCTAG
- the LOC141594036 gene encoding GDSL esterase/lipase At4g18970-like → MKFLRIFLLLLLATCNFVHGDLKTPCHFIFGDSLFDVGNNNQLITFAKANYLPYGVDFPGNVANGRFTNGLTIADVLTKLLGIEEFIQPFTTASDIESLKGVNYASGSSGIRPESGSHLGDRVWLAKQVLNHGLTVEKLQPYVKGPVPEYLNKCLYTVNIGSNDYINNYYMPQYYPSMATFNLDQFATELITEYGQQLKSLYTYGARKIAIFGLGQIGCTPAEIRMNKAIQCVEEINKAVMLFNEKLILLIDYLNVNLIGAKLTYIDTIAIQSASPPPPGFNVVDTCCKVTSDFQCEPNFPPCPNRNYYAFMDGYHPTEVINLQTAQAAFIATNCTFVRPVDINTLANLL, encoded by the exons GTGCATGGTGATCTAAAAACACCATGCCATTTCATTTTTGGCGATTCTTTATTCGATGTTGGCAATAATAATCAACTAATTACCTTTGCTAAAGCTAATTATTTACCTTACGGTGTTGATTTCCCTGGAAATGTTGCTAATGGAAGATTTACCAATGGCCTTACCATTGCCGATGTTCTTA CTAAGCTCTTGGGAATTGAAGAATTCATACAACCGTTCACCACTGCATCTGATATCGAGAGTTTAAAAGGTGTCAACTACGCATCTGGATCAAGTGGAATCCGCCCAGAATCAGGATCACATTTG GGTGATCGGGTATGGTTGGCTAAACAAGTACTTAACCATGGATTAACAGTTGAGAAACTTCAACCCTATGTTAAAGGACCAGTTCCTGAATACTTGAACAAGTGCCTTTACACAGTGAATATTGGAAGCAACGATTACATAAATAATTATTATATGCCACAATATTATCCGTCAATGGCCACTTTCAATCTTGACCAATTTGCCACTGAACTAATTACTGAATATGGTCAACAACTTAAG TCATTATACACGTACGGAGCAAGGAAAATAGCAATATTTGGACTAGGACAAATAGGTTGCACTCCTGCTGAAATTCGAATGAACAAAGCAATCCAATGTGTTGAAGAAATTAATAAAGCCGTCATGCtttttaatgaaaaattaatattactaattgattatttaaatgttaatCTCATTGGTGCAAAGTTAACGTATATTGACACAATCGCCATACAATCTGCATCTCCTCCTCCTCCAG GTTTTAATGTTGTTGATACATGTTGCAAAGTAACAAGCGATTTCCAGTGTGAACCAAACTTTCCACCGTGCCCTAATAGAAATTATTACGCATTCATGGATGGATATCATCCAACAGAAGTTATAAATTTGCAAACTGCTCAAGCTGCATTTATTGCTACAAATTGCACGTTTGTTCGTCCTGTTGACATTAATACTCTTGCCAACTTATTATAG